In Nicotiana tabacum cultivar K326 chromosome 19, ASM71507v2, whole genome shotgun sequence, one DNA window encodes the following:
- the LOC107820468 gene encoding expansin-like A2, with amino-acid sequence MKIMAVKFLPFLFFLFVSSATACDRCVHQSKVAYFSSASALQSGACGYGDLAIGFNGGRLAAAIPSFYKQGAGCGACYQIRCKDSTLCSKEGTTVIVTDLNTNNQTDFVISSRAFMAMANKGKAKDVLKLGIAEVEYKRVPCDYKSKNLAIRVEESSRKPNYLAISFLYQGGQTEIVAVDVAQVGSSSWNFMSQNHGAIWDTSRVPTGALQFRFVVTAGYDGKWNWAKSVLPADWKNGVIYDTGLQITDIAQEACSPCDDGNWKLH; translated from the exons ATGAAGATTATGGCTGTCAAATTCCTTCccttccttttcttcctttttgtcTCCTCAGCTACAGCCTGCGATCGCTGTGTTCACCAATCCAAAGTTGCTTACTTTTCCAGTGCTTCTGCCCTTCAGT CTGGTGCGTGTGGTTATGGAGATTTAGCAATAGGCTTCAATGGGGGTCGACTTGCTGCTGCTATTCCTAGCTTTTACAAACAAGGAGCTGGTTGTGGTGCTTGTTATCAG ATTAGATGCAAGGACTCAACACTCTGTTCGAAAGAGGGCACAACTGTAATTGTAACTGATCTAAATACCAATAACCAAACGGATTTTGTGATCAGTAGCCGAGCTTTTATGGCCATGGCCAATAAGGGAAAAGCTAAAGACGTTCTCAAATTGGGAATTGCTGAAGTTGAATATAAAAG AGTACCCTGTGATTACAAAAGCAAGAATTTGGCTATTCGCGTGGAAGAATCGAGTCGAAAACCAAATTATCTAGCAATCAGCTTCTTGTACCAAGGTGGTCAAACTGAAATTGTCGCTGTCGACGTAGCTCAG GTTGGATCATCGAGTTGGAATTTCATGAGCCAAAATCACGGAGCAATTTGGGACACAAGCAGAGTGCCAACAGGGGCATTGCAATTTAGGTTTGTGGTGACAGCAGGGTACGATGGCAAATGGAATTGGGCAAAATCAGTGTTGCCAGCAGATTGGAAGAATGGGGTAATTTATGACACTGGACTTCAGATCACTGACATTGCTCAAGAGGCTTGTTCCCCATgtgatgatggaaactggaaacTTCATTAG